From one Nonomuraea polychroma genomic stretch:
- a CDS encoding LysE family translocator, with the protein MISPTTFAFFVSASLALVIIPGPNHLYITARGLAQGRAAGLASAFGVEAGTLVHIAAAAAGLSYVISQSATLFALVKWAGVAYLVYLGIRAFTGTQEEGRTPPPQPLRKVFLEGVLVNVLNPKVALFFLAFLPHFVDPDAGSPALQVVVFGLTLLLLGLISDIVYACTAGALGARLTKQTKALRYVSGVVYLGLGVATAFAGRK; encoded by the coding sequence GTGATCTCCCCGACGACGTTCGCCTTCTTCGTCAGCGCCTCGCTGGCCCTGGTGATCATCCCTGGTCCCAACCACCTCTACATCACCGCGAGAGGGCTGGCCCAAGGCCGTGCGGCCGGCCTGGCCAGCGCGTTCGGCGTGGAGGCGGGCACGCTCGTGCACATCGCCGCCGCCGCGGCCGGCCTGTCGTATGTGATCTCGCAGTCGGCCACACTGTTCGCCCTCGTCAAGTGGGCCGGCGTCGCCTACCTGGTCTACCTCGGGATCCGCGCGTTCACCGGCACGCAGGAGGAAGGCCGCACACCGCCCCCGCAGCCGCTGCGCAAGGTCTTCCTCGAAGGTGTGCTGGTCAACGTGCTGAACCCGAAGGTGGCGCTGTTCTTCCTGGCGTTCCTGCCGCACTTCGTGGACCCGGACGCGGGCTCGCCCGCGCTGCAGGTGGTCGTGTTCGGCCTGACGCTGCTGCTCCTGGGCCTGATCTCGGACATCGTGTACGCGTGCACGGCCGGTGCCCTCGGCGCCCGCCTCACCAAGCAGACCAAAGCGCTGCGGTACGTCAGCGGCGTCGTCTACCTCGGCCTGGGCGTGGCCACGGCGTTCGCCGGGAGAAAATGA
- a CDS encoding TetR/AcrR family transcriptional regulator translates to MAPRKQQEIFDATLRLVSEKGYDGLTVEGVAERSGVNKTTIYRWWPSKAALLGAALVEADVLEFDTPDTGSLRGDLVALVEAVIRLLTEPPASDIAVAALAAAVRHPELDGRRFFADRFAREREIFERAVRRGELKESVDPMLIVDMLAGAVWMRAVFRGLRVRDDFADEAVAALLDGI, encoded by the coding sequence ATGGCGCCGAGGAAGCAGCAGGAGATCTTCGATGCGACGTTGCGGCTGGTCTCCGAGAAGGGCTACGACGGGCTGACCGTGGAGGGGGTCGCCGAGCGCTCGGGCGTCAACAAGACGACGATCTACCGGTGGTGGCCGTCGAAGGCCGCGCTGCTGGGGGCGGCGCTGGTGGAGGCCGACGTGCTGGAGTTCGACACGCCGGACACGGGCAGCCTGCGCGGTGACCTGGTGGCGCTGGTCGAGGCCGTCATACGGCTGCTCACCGAGCCTCCGGCCAGCGACATCGCCGTCGCCGCGCTCGCCGCCGCCGTGCGCCACCCGGAGCTGGACGGGCGCCGGTTCTTCGCCGACCGCTTCGCGCGGGAACGAGAGATCTTCGAACGCGCGGTACGCCGGGGCGAGCTCAAGGAGTCCGTGGACCCGATGCTGATCGTCGACATGCTGGCCGGGGCCGTGTGGATGCGTGCGGTGTTCCGCGGCCTGCGCGTGAGGGACGACTTCGCCGACGAGGCGGTCGCGGCGCTCCTCGACGGCATCTGA
- a CDS encoding flavin-containing monooxygenase, with product MAIKLKEAGYHDFVILEKAGELGGTWRDNTYPGCACDVPSPMYSFSFELNPGWSRMFAPRQEIQAYLRSCAGKYGVTPHIRYGKNVSALEYDDDRRAWSVTTEDGEILRANAVVAARGALHIPKFPEISGREVFAGPAFHSAEWDHTVDLAGKRVAVIGTGASAVQFIPQIAPSAAHVTVFQRTPPWLIPKPDFAFSPGVRKLLRLPGATRTLRNAIYWALETRALGFAVHPSLMKPHERLALRHLRAQVPDPELRRALTPDYLIGCKRVLISSDYYPALTRDDVSLVTDGIIEIRERSIIDAAGVEHEVDVIIYGTGFKVVDALADQRVAGRGGLTIQDAWKDGVEAYYGIATSGFPNLFFLLGPNTGLGHNSVVFMIESQARYVVECLRLLSRTQARALDVRTEAQRAFNRRLRARLDPLVWNAGGCHSWYLDEHGVNRTIWPGFTFEYWARTRRVRPDAYELIY from the coding sequence ATGGCCATCAAGCTGAAGGAAGCCGGGTACCACGACTTCGTCATCCTGGAGAAGGCCGGCGAGCTGGGCGGCACCTGGCGCGACAACACCTATCCCGGCTGCGCGTGCGACGTGCCGTCGCCCATGTACTCCTTCTCGTTCGAGCTCAACCCCGGCTGGTCCCGGATGTTCGCCCCGCGGCAGGAGATCCAGGCTTACCTGCGCTCGTGTGCCGGCAAATACGGCGTGACCCCGCACATCCGGTACGGCAAGAACGTCTCGGCCCTCGAGTACGACGACGACCGCCGCGCCTGGTCGGTCACCACGGAGGACGGCGAGATCCTGCGGGCCAATGCGGTGGTCGCCGCCCGAGGCGCCCTCCACATCCCGAAATTCCCTGAAATTTCGGGGCGCGAGGTGTTTGCCGGCCCTGCCTTCCACTCAGCCGAGTGGGACCACACGGTGGACCTGGCCGGCAAGCGCGTCGCCGTGATCGGCACGGGCGCCTCCGCCGTGCAGTTCATCCCCCAGATCGCCCCGTCGGCCGCCCACGTGACGGTCTTCCAGCGCACGCCGCCATGGCTCATCCCCAAGCCCGACTTCGCCTTCTCACCCGGCGTGCGCAAACTCCTGCGTCTGCCCGGCGCGACCAGGACCCTGCGCAACGCCATCTACTGGGCCTTGGAGACCAGGGCACTGGGCTTCGCCGTGCACCCGAGCCTGATGAAGCCGCACGAGAGGCTCGCGCTCAGGCACCTGCGGGCGCAGGTCCCCGACCCGGAGCTGCGCCGCGCCCTCACCCCCGACTACCTGATCGGCTGCAAGCGCGTCCTGATCTCCAGCGACTACTATCCGGCCCTGACCAGGGACGACGTCTCCCTCGTCACTGACGGGATCATCGAGATCCGCGAGCGCTCGATCATCGACGCCGCCGGCGTCGAGCACGAGGTAGACGTGATCATTTACGGCACGGGGTTCAAGGTGGTGGACGCGCTCGCCGACCAGCGCGTCGCCGGCCGGGGCGGACTGACGATCCAGGACGCCTGGAAGGACGGTGTCGAGGCCTATTACGGCATCGCCACGAGCGGTTTCCCGAACCTGTTCTTCCTGCTCGGCCCCAACACCGGCCTTGGACACAACTCGGTCGTGTTCATGATCGAATCGCAGGCGCGCTACGTCGTCGAATGCCTGCGCCTGCTCTCCAGGACCCAGGCCAGGGCCCTCGACGTGCGCACGGAGGCGCAGCGGGCGTTCAACCGGCGGCTGCGGGCGCGGCTCGACCCGCTGGTGTGGAACGCCGGCGGCTGCCATTCCTGGTATCTGGACGAGCACGGAGTGAACCGGACGATCTGGCCGGGGTTCACGTTCGAGTATTGGGCGCGTACCAGGCGGGTGCGGCCAGACGCGTACGAGCTCATCTACTGA
- a CDS encoding SURF1 family protein, whose protein sequence is MLRTLLSPRVMGLHVLTIGVLIAFILLGRWQLGVFQDSGKPRAAADPTPVAVATLAPVGAQMDGEAVGRRVTAEGVYEADRQLLVADRRADVDAPGGKASHDAGFWVLTPLRLDDGTLVPVVRGWVAKGDDPAVSAVPQGRVAVAGRLRPQQGTDSVQRRAEGLPAGQVQTVSTGELINLWTGQKVRTGYVVAQPPSGSLTQVKVAPPEVGGTLTWRNLAYAANWWIFAGFAVFMWFHFVRDAVRTDRDRAKSPEMALEG, encoded by the coding sequence ATGCTCAGGACCCTCCTCTCACCCCGCGTCATGGGGTTGCATGTGCTCACGATCGGGGTCCTGATCGCCTTCATCCTGCTGGGACGCTGGCAGCTCGGTGTCTTCCAGGACTCGGGAAAGCCTCGCGCCGCCGCGGATCCCACGCCTGTCGCGGTCGCCACCCTCGCTCCGGTCGGCGCTCAGATGGACGGCGAGGCCGTCGGCCGCAGGGTAACGGCGGAGGGCGTCTACGAGGCCGATCGCCAGTTGCTGGTGGCCGACCGGCGGGCCGACGTGGACGCCCCCGGCGGCAAGGCCTCGCACGATGCCGGCTTCTGGGTGCTCACCCCGCTCCGGCTCGACGACGGCACACTGGTGCCGGTGGTGCGGGGCTGGGTCGCCAAGGGCGACGACCCGGCGGTGTCCGCGGTGCCACAGGGCAGGGTCGCGGTGGCCGGGCGACTGCGGCCCCAGCAAGGCACCGACAGCGTGCAGCGGCGCGCCGAGGGGCTGCCGGCCGGTCAGGTTCAGACGGTGTCCACGGGCGAGCTGATCAACCTGTGGACCGGGCAGAAGGTACGCACCGGCTATGTGGTGGCGCAGCCGCCGTCCGGTTCGCTGACTCAGGTCAAAGTCGCGCCGCCGGAGGTCGGTGGCACGCTGACCTGGCGTAATCTGGCATATGCCGCTAACTGGTGGATCTTCGCGGGATTCGCCGTTTTCATGTGGTTCCACTTCGTCCGCGACGCCGTACGGACGGATCGGGACCGCGCCAAGTCCCCTGAGATGGCTCTGGAAGGTTAA
- a CDS encoding methyltransferase domain-containing protein, with the protein MSNTDLIQVLDAADAMPAVARLRARSYELLDLQEGAGVLDVGCGAGRAVGELAERGARATGVDLSEEMIAVARERWPQADFRVGDACDLPLGDGAVAGYRADKVFHLLADAAKALAEARRVLAPGGRAVLIGQDWDTLVIDSDDPALTRTIVHARADLLPDPRAARRYRNLLLDAGFEDVAVEVHTAVFTDVTMAPLLVRHAAAVRAAGAITAEQETAWVSEQTERARAHRMFLALPIFVASGGLPRA; encoded by the coding sequence ATGTCGAATACAGATCTCATCCAAGTGCTGGACGCCGCCGACGCCATGCCGGCCGTCGCCAGGCTGCGTGCCCGCTCGTACGAGCTGCTCGACCTCCAAGAGGGAGCGGGCGTGCTGGACGTGGGGTGCGGAGCCGGGCGGGCGGTCGGCGAGCTGGCGGAGCGCGGGGCGCGGGCGACCGGCGTGGACCTCAGCGAGGAGATGATCGCGGTGGCCCGCGAACGCTGGCCCCAGGCCGACTTCCGCGTGGGGGACGCCTGCGACCTGCCGCTCGGGGACGGCGCGGTGGCCGGATACCGCGCCGACAAGGTCTTCCACCTGCTCGCCGACGCCGCGAAGGCACTGGCCGAGGCCAGGCGGGTGCTCGCGCCGGGTGGGCGGGCCGTGCTGATCGGCCAGGACTGGGACACGCTCGTCATCGACTCCGACGACCCCGCGCTCACCAGGACCATCGTGCACGCCCGCGCCGACCTGCTCCCCGATCCCCGGGCCGCCCGCCGTTACCGCAATCTGCTGCTGGACGCCGGATTCGAGGACGTGGCCGTGGAGGTGCACACGGCCGTCTTCACCGACGTGACGATGGCGCCGCTGCTCGTACGGCACGCCGCGGCCGTGCGCGCCGCCGGGGCCATCACTGCCGAGCAGGAGACCGCCTGGGTGTCCGAGCAGACCGAGCGCGCCCGGGCACACCGGATGTTCCTGGCCCTGCCGATCTTCGTGGCCTCCGGCGGGCTGCCCCGCGCGTGA
- a CDS encoding BlaI/MecI/CopY family transcriptional regulator: MMRGLGELESTIMDRMWARRRPASVREVLEELRQEREIAYTTVMTVMDKLHTKGLLKRRAVGRAYVYEPVASKEAYTADLMRSALAGSGNQAATLVHFLERLTPEEATALEAALQVFPPKGKRS; this comes from the coding sequence ATGATGCGCGGGTTGGGCGAGCTCGAGTCCACGATCATGGATCGGATGTGGGCGCGACGCCGGCCTGCCTCCGTGCGCGAGGTGCTGGAGGAGCTGCGGCAGGAGCGCGAGATCGCCTACACCACCGTGATGACCGTGATGGACAAGCTGCACACCAAGGGGCTGCTCAAGCGCCGGGCGGTCGGCCGGGCCTACGTGTACGAGCCGGTCGCCTCGAAGGAGGCCTACACCGCCGACCTGATGCGCAGCGCGCTGGCCGGCAGCGGCAACCAGGCCGCCACGCTCGTGCACTTCCTCGAACGGCTCACCCCCGAGGAGGCGACCGCGCTGGAGGCGGCGCTGCAGGTCTTCCCGCCCAAGGGCAAACGGTCGTGA
- a CDS encoding ATP-binding protein: MNGLLVGRSAELARLVRVLQSAIEGTAGVALVGGDAGIGKTRLVAELVGQARERGVHVLVGQCAELGDALPYLPLADALRGAQSAVREAAAAHPMLGQLLPGTESAPSTGLTQQRLFGSLLGLLADVQPVLFVIEDLHWADRSTRDLLVFLSRMVQTEQVCVVGTYRTDDIHRRHPLRSVLAELKRLPTVTSVELGPLGRGDLSDYVTTLGEVDARELGEIVARADGNPFYAEELFAAVAEGDSLPDGLASLLMSRVEVLPDAGQQVLRAAAVAGRRVEDELLREVSGLPLAEFEDAVREIVSRGLLRVDGFGYTFRHALLQEAVYTDLLPGERTRLHAAFARLLTSPAELAHHHLAGHDLAGALASSAEAGRLAERLGAPAEAHSHYDQALSLWDRVDGAEELAGESRIALAFRSAVTAADSGDNHRAIVQLRALPQTSEVSERLAYYLYEIDDQPGAIVAAERAVESAEDQAALARALATHTRTLLWSPRHREVEARATRALETARAAGTKDAEVGALIVLASFVEHQGDVARAHELFELASAERTGDLAMDLRARFQHARVHYEQGLLAQAAEIADDGIHMAFDAGLKWSTYGTDLRFLRFLIHYVAGEWDQAENVASSFPVRVGTLSEAVLSSFALFIEVGRDLPAVESRLSWVRPFWSNELAGYMSRGLAAEHALWHGDPAGALEHVREVLATLVPGDNGVLRTAAVGLWALAELGTTEGADDLLERVRFSVERGPTGERGQLGPEGIAWALRAEAEWHRVHGRYEVELWRKVVSAFDFGFVYEVARARWRLAEALLATGDRASAQAEWELARETAGKLRAAPLENALLEFGRRARFGGGAQAEDGPRQGEAGLTAREAEVLRLVAEGLTNREIAERLFIAQKTASVHVSNILAKLEVSTRTQAAAAARRRGLLA; the protein is encoded by the coding sequence GTGAACGGTCTTCTCGTCGGGCGCTCTGCTGAGCTGGCCAGACTCGTGCGGGTGCTCCAGTCCGCCATCGAGGGCACGGCCGGCGTCGCGCTCGTCGGCGGGGACGCGGGCATCGGCAAGACGCGGCTGGTCGCCGAGCTGGTCGGGCAGGCCCGCGAGCGCGGCGTGCACGTGCTGGTCGGCCAGTGCGCCGAGCTGGGCGACGCGCTGCCCTACCTGCCGCTGGCCGACGCCCTGCGCGGGGCGCAGTCGGCCGTGCGCGAGGCCGCCGCCGCCCACCCCATGCTGGGCCAGCTCTTGCCCGGCACGGAGAGCGCGCCCTCGACCGGGCTCACCCAGCAGCGGCTGTTCGGCTCGCTGCTCGGGCTGCTGGCCGACGTGCAGCCGGTGTTGTTCGTGATCGAGGATCTGCACTGGGCCGACCGCTCCACCCGCGACCTGCTGGTCTTCCTGAGCCGCATGGTGCAGACCGAGCAGGTCTGCGTGGTGGGCACCTACCGCACCGACGACATCCACCGCCGTCATCCGCTGCGGTCCGTGCTGGCCGAGCTCAAGCGCCTGCCGACGGTGACGAGCGTCGAGCTGGGGCCGCTCGGCCGGGGCGACCTGTCGGACTACGTCACCACGCTGGGCGAGGTCGACGCCCGTGAGCTGGGGGAAATCGTCGCGCGGGCCGACGGCAACCCGTTCTACGCCGAGGAGTTGTTCGCGGCCGTGGCGGAGGGCGACAGCCTGCCCGACGGGCTGGCCAGCCTGCTCATGTCCAGGGTCGAGGTCCTGCCCGATGCCGGCCAGCAGGTGCTGCGGGCCGCCGCCGTGGCCGGGCGGCGGGTGGAGGACGAGTTGCTGCGGGAGGTGTCGGGGCTGCCGCTGGCCGAGTTCGAGGACGCGGTGAGGGAGATCGTCTCGCGTGGCCTGCTCAGGGTCGACGGCTTCGGCTACACCTTCCGCCACGCGTTGCTGCAAGAGGCCGTCTACACCGACCTGCTGCCCGGCGAGCGCACCCGGCTGCACGCCGCCTTCGCCCGCCTGCTGACGTCCCCGGCCGAGCTGGCGCACCACCACCTCGCGGGCCACGACCTGGCCGGCGCGCTCGCGTCCTCCGCCGAGGCGGGCCGGCTGGCCGAGCGGCTGGGCGCTCCCGCCGAGGCGCACAGCCACTACGACCAGGCGCTGAGCCTGTGGGATCGGGTGGACGGCGCGGAGGAGCTGGCCGGGGAGAGCCGGATCGCGCTGGCGTTCCGCAGCGCGGTGACGGCGGCCGACAGCGGCGACAACCACCGGGCGATCGTCCAGCTCCGTGCCCTGCCGCAGACGTCCGAGGTCAGCGAGCGCCTGGCTTACTACCTCTACGAGATCGACGATCAGCCGGGCGCCATCGTGGCGGCCGAGCGGGCCGTGGAGAGCGCCGAGGACCAGGCCGCGCTCGCACGTGCCCTGGCCACCCACACGCGCACATTGCTCTGGAGCCCCCGTCACCGGGAGGTGGAGGCCCGTGCCACGAGGGCGCTGGAGACGGCGCGCGCCGCGGGGACGAAGGACGCCGAGGTCGGCGCGCTGATCGTGCTGGCCTCCTTCGTCGAGCACCAGGGCGACGTGGCCAGGGCCCATGAGCTGTTCGAGCTGGCCTCCGCGGAGAGGACCGGCGATCTGGCCATGGACCTCCGGGCCCGCTTTCAGCACGCACGCGTTCACTACGAGCAGGGGCTGCTGGCCCAGGCCGCCGAGATAGCCGATGACGGCATCCACATGGCCTTCGACGCGGGGCTCAAGTGGAGCACCTACGGCACCGACCTGCGTTTCCTGCGGTTCCTCATTCACTACGTGGCGGGGGAGTGGGACCAGGCGGAGAACGTGGCAAGCAGTTTCCCCGTGCGGGTCGGCACCCTCTCCGAGGCGGTCCTGTCGTCGTTCGCGTTGTTCATCGAGGTGGGGCGAGACCTGCCCGCGGTCGAGAGCAGGCTGAGCTGGGTGCGGCCGTTCTGGTCGAATGAGCTGGCCGGCTACATGTCCAGAGGCCTGGCCGCCGAGCACGCCCTGTGGCACGGCGACCCGGCCGGGGCGCTGGAGCACGTGCGCGAGGTCCTGGCGACGCTGGTCCCGGGCGACAACGGCGTGTTGCGGACGGCCGCCGTCGGGCTGTGGGCGCTGGCCGAGCTCGGCACCACCGAAGGCGCCGACGACCTGCTGGAGCGCGTCCGCTTCTCCGTCGAGCGCGGCCCCACAGGCGAACGCGGACAACTGGGGCCCGAGGGAATCGCGTGGGCGCTGCGGGCCGAGGCGGAGTGGCACCGCGTTCATGGCCGCTACGAGGTGGAGTTGTGGCGCAAGGTGGTGTCGGCGTTCGACTTCGGCTTCGTCTACGAGGTGGCCCGGGCCCGCTGGCGCCTGGCCGAGGCGCTGCTCGCGACCGGTGACCGGGCCTCCGCGCAGGCGGAGTGGGAGCTGGCCAGGGAGACGGCGGGCAAGCTGCGGGCGGCGCCGTTGGAGAATGCGCTGCTGGAGTTCGGGCGGCGGGCCCGGTTCGGCGGCGGGGCGCAGGCCGAGGACGGCCCGCGGCAGGGCGAGGCCGGGCTGACGGCTCGGGAGGCCGAGGTGCTGCGGCTGGTCGCCGAAGGGCTGACCAACAGGGAGATCGCGGAGCGGCTGTTCATCGCGCAGAAGACGGCGAGCGTGCACGTGTCGAACATCCTGGCCAAGCTGGAGGTTTCGACCCGCACCCAGGCCGCCGCGGCAGCACGCCGGCGCGGACTGCTGGCATAG
- a CDS encoding DUF3817 domain-containing protein, whose protein sequence is MESALKPFRVLAYVVGVMLLVLCLAMVLRYGFGDATMSKITAPIHGGFYMIYLLTVMNLGMKARWTWQYMLGVMLGGTVPFLSFYVERRVTQRVQSALAAAEA, encoded by the coding sequence GTGGAATCGGCTCTGAAGCCCTTCCGGGTGCTCGCCTACGTGGTCGGCGTCATGCTGCTCGTGCTCTGCCTCGCCATGGTGCTGCGTTACGGCTTCGGCGACGCGACCATGTCGAAGATCACCGCGCCGATCCACGGCGGGTTCTACATGATCTATCTGCTCACGGTCATGAATCTGGGTATGAAGGCGCGCTGGACGTGGCAGTACATGCTCGGCGTGATGCTCGGCGGCACGGTGCCGTTCCTGTCGTTCTACGTCGAGCGCAGGGTGACCCAGCGCGTGCAGTCGGCGCTGGCCGCGGCGGAGGCCTGA
- a CDS encoding M56 family metallopeptidase, translating to MIAAAVLTLYAVAAAVGLPALGRRVASRADRAPRLAIVVWLAAAGSVVASAVLAALAFAVPADVVAHGLAGLFEICADMLIHGSALTWAGVAALLVAGAVPARLLWCGVAVLARTGRERREHAALLGLLGRRDRDLDAIVLDYEERVAYCLPGRHAETVITTGALRSLSRAQVAAVLAHEQAHLRGRHHLAVAAAHALTRAFPRVPVFEAARVEIARLIELRADDVAARRHPRVQIAAALVGLATGRAPAFALGAGGATALVRVRRMLNPERPLRRTERLVGLLAVGALLGGPALVALVPGIASFLAHHCHSVLDSFFA from the coding sequence GTGATCGCCGCCGCCGTTCTGACGCTCTACGCGGTCGCCGCCGCGGTCGGGTTGCCCGCGCTCGGGCGGCGGGTGGCGAGCCGGGCCGACCGGGCGCCGCGCCTGGCGATCGTGGTGTGGCTGGCGGCGGCCGGCTCCGTGGTGGCCTCGGCCGTGCTGGCGGCGCTGGCCTTCGCGGTGCCCGCCGACGTGGTGGCGCACGGCCTGGCCGGGTTGTTCGAGATCTGCGCCGACATGTTGATCCACGGCTCCGCCCTGACCTGGGCGGGCGTCGCGGCGTTGCTGGTCGCGGGCGCGGTGCCGGCCCGGCTCCTCTGGTGCGGCGTTGCCGTCCTGGCCAGGACGGGGCGGGAGAGGCGCGAGCATGCCGCGTTGCTCGGGCTGCTCGGCCGGCGCGACCGCGATCTCGACGCGATCGTGCTGGACTACGAGGAGCGGGTGGCGTACTGCCTGCCGGGCCGGCACGCGGAGACCGTGATCACTACGGGCGCGCTCCGCAGCCTGTCGCGTGCGCAGGTCGCCGCCGTGCTGGCCCATGAGCAGGCCCACCTGCGGGGCCGTCATCACCTCGCGGTCGCCGCCGCGCACGCCTTGACCAGGGCGTTTCCCAGGGTTCCCGTGTTCGAGGCGGCCCGGGTGGAGATCGCGCGGCTGATCGAGCTGCGGGCCGACGACGTGGCGGCCCGCCGCCATCCGCGCGTGCAGATCGCCGCCGCGCTGGTCGGCCTGGCCACCGGCCGGGCGCCGGCGTTCGCGCTGGGTGCGGGCGGCGCGACGGCACTGGTCCGCGTACGCCGCATGCTCAACCCCGAGCGCCCGCTCAGGCGGACCGAGCGCCTGGTCGGGCTGCTGGCCGTGGGCGCGTTGCTGGGTGGCCCCGCGCTGGTGGCGCTGGTGCCCGGCATCGCCTCGTTCCTCGCGCACCACTGCCATTCGGTGCTGGATTCGTTCTTCGCGTAA
- a CDS encoding BtrH N-terminal domain-containing protein, whose amino-acid sequence MTSKKQLKARIRARMAKTGESYTTARDHVVGQAEARTDAGWRFAGGRHPSSAAITAILVNQSASVSEPLVFLAGGGIGAGYILWEFKHDQSRHVTLGFRNQWQYHDRWMAKTLGRLGVPYEEHRTGGNRAASDRLAAELDAGRPCVILPDRYHLGYWHLPATFDGHGGGPVVAYRRDESGVYLDDRGQAPIRIPRERLDAARARVPSYRNVLHVLGEAKLDEATLADATREGLRDCAAHLSATSDSFSLPAWRKWARLLTDTRNAKAWPKVFADGRGLADALLSVWEGAEPVGMDGGNLRELFADALDEAALLLAEPELADLAGRFREISDLWHGLAEAALPAEVPEFARVRELTAAIKESVLADGSAGGEEAAESGRLLWQARATANESLAAADTVVLFADLSARLGAIYEAETAAIARLATLTR is encoded by the coding sequence ATGACCAGCAAGAAGCAGCTCAAGGCACGCATCCGCGCGCGCATGGCCAAGACCGGCGAGAGCTACACGACAGCCCGCGACCACGTGGTCGGCCAGGCGGAGGCGCGCACCGACGCGGGGTGGCGCTTCGCCGGCGGGCGGCATCCGTCCAGCGCGGCGATCACCGCCATCCTGGTCAACCAGAGCGCCTCCGTCAGCGAGCCGCTGGTGTTCCTGGCCGGCGGCGGTATCGGAGCGGGCTACATACTGTGGGAGTTCAAGCACGACCAGTCCCGCCATGTGACCCTGGGTTTCCGTAACCAGTGGCAGTACCACGACCGGTGGATGGCCAAGACGCTCGGCCGGCTCGGCGTGCCGTACGAGGAGCACCGGACGGGCGGCAACCGGGCGGCAAGCGACAGGCTCGCCGCCGAGTTGGATGCCGGGCGGCCGTGCGTGATCCTGCCCGACCGTTATCACCTCGGCTACTGGCACCTGCCCGCCACGTTCGACGGGCACGGTGGTGGCCCGGTGGTGGCCTACCGGCGTGACGAGAGCGGCGTATACCTCGACGACCGCGGCCAGGCGCCGATCCGCATCCCGCGGGAGCGGCTGGACGCCGCGCGGGCGCGGGTGCCCTCGTACCGGAACGTCCTGCACGTGCTCGGCGAGGCCAAGCTGGACGAGGCGACGCTGGCGGACGCGACACGCGAGGGGCTGCGGGACTGCGCCGCCCACCTGTCGGCGACCTCGGACTCGTTCTCGCTGCCGGCCTGGCGGAAGTGGGCGCGGCTGCTGACCGACACCCGCAACGCCAAGGCTTGGCCGAAGGTCTTCGCCGACGGCCGCGGTCTGGCCGACGCCTTGCTGTCGGTGTGGGAGGGCGCGGAGCCGGTCGGCATGGACGGCGGCAACCTGCGCGAGTTGTTCGCCGACGCCCTGGACGAGGCCGCCCTGCTGCTGGCCGAGCCGGAGCTGGCCGATCTGGCCGGCCGGTTCAGGGAGATCTCCGACCTGTGGCACGGGTTGGCCGAGGCGGCGCTCCCGGCCGAGGTGCCGGAGTTCGCCCGTGTCCGCGAGCTGACCGCCGCGATCAAGGAGAGCGTTCTGGCAGACGGCAGCGCGGGCGGCGAGGAGGCGGCCGAGAGCGGCCGGCTGCTGTGGCAGGCGCGGGCCACCGCGAACGAGTCACTCGCCGCCGCCGACACGGTCGTGCTGTTCGCTGACCTCAGCGCCCGGCTCGGCGCCATATACGAGGCGGAGACCGCCGCGATCGCCCGCCTGGCGACACTCACCCGCTGA